In a single window of the Vespa crabro chromosome 18, iyVesCrab1.2, whole genome shotgun sequence genome:
- the LOC124430491 gene encoding cholinesterase isoform X3: MAASFNRHHSSATYNIIIFIVYICFYLNTCPIILSEERISQGSRYYNRDGVYVPPNPAGYQTYVYKDRRYGYQPSYLDPIYRGPTRTPEDRYLYGDMTPSVPLPGILGGWRQDLQGKERRDSTNLKTDVFVTTRYGQVQGFKVNLYDDPNAQHRPWNVQVERITKNVNVFLGIPYAMPPTKDGRFKPPKPHRGWQLLQAVDWGPACPQPSSYTGATKGIRDVDEDCLYLNIFSPNIDSGLAQPYSVMLYIHGGEFTHGASNLFPAHILAAFYDVVVVSINYRLGALGFLSTGDENSPGNYGILDQAMALRWVYDNIGDFNGNPDAITLFGPGAGGASAGLLMVAPRTRQMVSKVIAQSGSALADWAVIMDKYRAQNTSRVYAEMLGCSIESSWKLVQCLKDGRNFFELGNSEFKPHVGMFPWAPVLDVNFTVPRDNLYEDWAASDWRFFAETPEESIKTGKYKRDLAYMGGVTTQEAAFILYNNETLARNDYIIDKELFDQKVWELVLRYNYTLNPQGVYEAIKYMYTYWPDPMNVTHIRDQYINMLTDFHYVAPYDKIAKLLVEKHVPTYLYVLNTTTEAFRLPHWRRVPHDTELLWLTGAPFMDVEFFPEKWKLRRDMWTENDRNMSRFFMKAYSNFAKYGHPSPSQILGLHFDVAKYGQLQYLNINTTFNSSIMINYRQTESAFWSMYLPTVIGRLVPTYPPVTEYWWEPKQPLQIAFWSMSTACLLLMVVSVVCCMLWRNAKSKTLAARMCADNLITTIAETS, encoded by the exons ATGGCCGCGTCGTTTAACCGTCATCATTCATCGGCTACAtacaacattattatattcatcgtTTACATTTGTTTCTATCTTAATACGTGTCCTATAATTCTCAGCGAAGAAAGAATTTCTCAAGGTAGCAGATATTATAATCGTGATGGCGTTTATGTGCCACCGAATCCAGCCGGCTATCAGACCTATGTCTACAAAGATAGGAGATATGGATATCAACCTAGCTACCTTGATCCTATTTACAGGGGTCCAACTAGGACTCCAGAGGATCGTTACCTTTATGGG GACATGACACCTAGTGTACCGTTACCTGGAATACTCGGTGGATGGCGACAGGATCTTCAAGGAAAGGAGAGACGGGATTCTACAAATTTAAAAACCGATGTTTTTGTTACAACCAGATATGGACAAGTTCAAGGGTTTAAAGTTAATTTATATGACGATCCGAATGCACAGCACAGACCTTGGAATGTACAAGTTGAAAGGATTACAAAAAATGTTAATGTATTTCTGGGAATACCTTATGCTATGCCACCTACGAAGGATGGTCGTTTCAAGCCACCAAAGCCGCATag agGATGGCAACTCTTACAGGCTGTTGATTGGGGTCCAGCGTGTCCACAACCCAGCTCATACACTGGAGCTACAAAAGGAATACGCGATGTAGATGAAGATTGTTTGTACTTAAATATCTTTTCGCCCAAT ATTGATTCAGGATTAGCACAGCCATATTCAGTGATGCTTTATATACATGGAGGTGAATTTACTCATGGCGCAAGTAATTTATTTCCGGCACATATATTGGCAGCATTTTATGACGTAGTAGTTGTATCTATAAATTATAGATTGGGAGCGCTTG GATTTTTAAGTACAGGGGATGAAAATAGTCCAGGAAATTATGGTATTTTAGATCAAGCAATGGCATTACGTTGGGTTTATGATAATATTGGTGATTTTAATGGTAATCCTGATGCGATAACATTGTTTGGACCTGGAGCTGGTGGAGCAAGCGCAGGTTTATTAATGGTAGCACCAag aaCACGACAAATGGTTTCAAAAGTTATTGCACAATCGGGCTCGGCATTAGCCGATTGGGCAGTAATAATGGATAAATATAGAGCACAAAATACATCAAGAGTTTATGCAGAAATGCTTGGTTGTAGTATAGAGAGCAGTTGGAAATTAGTGCAATGCTTGAAAGATGGTCGTAATTTCTTTGAATTGGGAAACTCTGAATTTAAACCACACGTAGGAATGTTCCCATGGGCTCCCGTATTAGACGTTAATTTTACAGTACCACGTGATAATTTATACGAGGATTGGGCAGCTTCCGATTGGCGTTTCTTTGCAGAAACGCCTGAAGAAAGTATTAAAACTGGAAAATATAAACGAGATTTGGCATATATGGGAGGTGTTACCACTCAAGAGGCagcatttattttat ATAACAATGAAACATTGGCTAGGAAtgattatataatagataaagaaTTATTCGATCAAAAAGTTTGGGAATTAGttttacgttataattatacacTTAATCCACAAGGTGTTTACGAAGCTATAAAATACATGTACACATATTGGCCAGATCCAATGAATGTCACACATATTCGTgatcaatatataaat atGTTAACTGATTTTCATTATGTTGCACCATATGATAAAATAGCAAAATTATTAGTAGAAAAACATGTGCCTACTTATCTGTACGTTTTAAATACGACTACAGAAGCCTTTAGACTGCCACACTGGAGACGAGTACCTCATGATACCGAATTACTTTGGTTGACTGGTGCACCTTTTATGGATGTTG AATTTTTCCCTGAAAAATGGAAATTAAGAAGAGATATGTGGACGGAAAATGATCGTAATATGAGTCGTTTCTTTATGAAGGCATATTCTAATTTTGCAAAATATgg ACATCCTAGTCCTTCACAGATTTTGGGATTACATTTTGATGTTGCTAAATATGGTCAattgcaatatttaaatattaacacAACATTCAACAGTTcaattatgataaattatcGTCAAACCGAAAGTGCATTTTGGTCTATGTATTTACCAACGGTTATTGGTAGGCTAGTCCCAACATATCCACCTGTTACCGag TACTGGTGGGAGCCTAAACAGCCTTTACAAATTGCATTCTGGTCAATGTCAACTGCTTGTTTATTATTGATGGTAGTTTCTGTAGTTTGCTGTATGCTTTGGCGTAATGCCAAAAG CAAAACATTAGCTGCCAGGATGTGCGCAG aCAATCTGATCACTACTATAGCGGAGACATCTTGA
- the LOC124430491 gene encoding cholinesterase isoform X4, with translation MAASFNRHHSSATYNIIIFIVYICFYLNTCPIILSEERISQGSRYYNRDGVYVPPNPAGYQTYVYKDRRYGYQPSYLDPIYRGPTRTPEDRYLYGDMTPSVPLPGILGGWRQDLQGKERRDSTNLKTDVFVTTRYGQVQGFKVNLYDDPNAQHRPWNVQVERITKNVNVFLGIPYAMPPTKDGRFKPPKPHRGWQLLQAVDWGPACPQPSSYTGATKGIRDVDEDCLYLNIFSPNIDSGLAQPYSVMLYIHGGEFTHGASNLFPAHILAAFYDVVVVSINYRLGALGFLSTGDENSPGNYGILDQAMALRWVYDNIGDFNGNPDAITLFGPGAGGASAGLLMVAPRTRQMVSKVIAQSGSALADWAVIMDKYRAQNTSRVYAEMLGCSIESSWKLVQCLKDGRNFFELGNSEFKPHVGMFPWAPVLDVNFTVPRDNLYEDWAASDWRFFAETPEESIKTGKYKRDLAYMGGVTTQEAAFILYNNETLARNDYIIDKELFDQKVWELVLRYNYTLNPQGVYEAIKYMYTYWPDPMNVTHIRDQYINMLTDFHYVAPYDKIAKLLVEKHVPTYLYVLNTTTEAFRLPHWRRVPHDTELLWLTGAPFMDVEFFPEKWKLRRDMWTENDRNMSRFFMKAYSNFAKYGHPSPSQILGLHFDVAKYGQLQYLNINTTFNSSIMINYRQTESAFWSMYLPTVIGRLVPTYPPVTEYWWEPKQPLQIAFWSMSTACLLLMVVSVVCCMLWRNAKR, from the exons ATGGCCGCGTCGTTTAACCGTCATCATTCATCGGCTACAtacaacattattatattcatcgtTTACATTTGTTTCTATCTTAATACGTGTCCTATAATTCTCAGCGAAGAAAGAATTTCTCAAGGTAGCAGATATTATAATCGTGATGGCGTTTATGTGCCACCGAATCCAGCCGGCTATCAGACCTATGTCTACAAAGATAGGAGATATGGATATCAACCTAGCTACCTTGATCCTATTTACAGGGGTCCAACTAGGACTCCAGAGGATCGTTACCTTTATGGG GACATGACACCTAGTGTACCGTTACCTGGAATACTCGGTGGATGGCGACAGGATCTTCAAGGAAAGGAGAGACGGGATTCTACAAATTTAAAAACCGATGTTTTTGTTACAACCAGATATGGACAAGTTCAAGGGTTTAAAGTTAATTTATATGACGATCCGAATGCACAGCACAGACCTTGGAATGTACAAGTTGAAAGGATTACAAAAAATGTTAATGTATTTCTGGGAATACCTTATGCTATGCCACCTACGAAGGATGGTCGTTTCAAGCCACCAAAGCCGCATag agGATGGCAACTCTTACAGGCTGTTGATTGGGGTCCAGCGTGTCCACAACCCAGCTCATACACTGGAGCTACAAAAGGAATACGCGATGTAGATGAAGATTGTTTGTACTTAAATATCTTTTCGCCCAAT ATTGATTCAGGATTAGCACAGCCATATTCAGTGATGCTTTATATACATGGAGGTGAATTTACTCATGGCGCAAGTAATTTATTTCCGGCACATATATTGGCAGCATTTTATGACGTAGTAGTTGTATCTATAAATTATAGATTGGGAGCGCTTG GATTTTTAAGTACAGGGGATGAAAATAGTCCAGGAAATTATGGTATTTTAGATCAAGCAATGGCATTACGTTGGGTTTATGATAATATTGGTGATTTTAATGGTAATCCTGATGCGATAACATTGTTTGGACCTGGAGCTGGTGGAGCAAGCGCAGGTTTATTAATGGTAGCACCAag aaCACGACAAATGGTTTCAAAAGTTATTGCACAATCGGGCTCGGCATTAGCCGATTGGGCAGTAATAATGGATAAATATAGAGCACAAAATACATCAAGAGTTTATGCAGAAATGCTTGGTTGTAGTATAGAGAGCAGTTGGAAATTAGTGCAATGCTTGAAAGATGGTCGTAATTTCTTTGAATTGGGAAACTCTGAATTTAAACCACACGTAGGAATGTTCCCATGGGCTCCCGTATTAGACGTTAATTTTACAGTACCACGTGATAATTTATACGAGGATTGGGCAGCTTCCGATTGGCGTTTCTTTGCAGAAACGCCTGAAGAAAGTATTAAAACTGGAAAATATAAACGAGATTTGGCATATATGGGAGGTGTTACCACTCAAGAGGCagcatttattttat ATAACAATGAAACATTGGCTAGGAAtgattatataatagataaagaaTTATTCGATCAAAAAGTTTGGGAATTAGttttacgttataattatacacTTAATCCACAAGGTGTTTACGAAGCTATAAAATACATGTACACATATTGGCCAGATCCAATGAATGTCACACATATTCGTgatcaatatataaat atGTTAACTGATTTTCATTATGTTGCACCATATGATAAAATAGCAAAATTATTAGTAGAAAAACATGTGCCTACTTATCTGTACGTTTTAAATACGACTACAGAAGCCTTTAGACTGCCACACTGGAGACGAGTACCTCATGATACCGAATTACTTTGGTTGACTGGTGCACCTTTTATGGATGTTG AATTTTTCCCTGAAAAATGGAAATTAAGAAGAGATATGTGGACGGAAAATGATCGTAATATGAGTCGTTTCTTTATGAAGGCATATTCTAATTTTGCAAAATATgg ACATCCTAGTCCTTCACAGATTTTGGGATTACATTTTGATGTTGCTAAATATGGTCAattgcaatatttaaatattaacacAACATTCAACAGTTcaattatgataaattatcGTCAAACCGAAAGTGCATTTTGGTCTATGTATTTACCAACGGTTATTGGTAGGCTAGTCCCAACATATCCACCTGTTACCGag TACTGGTGGGAGCCTAAACAGCCTTTACAAATTGCATTCTGGTCAATGTCAACTGCTTGTTTATTATTGATGGTAGTTTCTGTAGTTTGCTGTATGCTTTGGCGTAATGCCAAAAGGTAA
- the LOC124430498 gene encoding armadillo repeat-containing protein 3-like, whose protein sequence is MNSTDTEDALSIGKKREDRGIQLKHRFDPLNLDVKYPDTAILLLQCQENTILLNAAAALSKYATKSDENIRILFDLDIVKNIIPLINHEDLFTRRFAAKLLAEMMAIQSVKDFLLESDYYIPYFTKVLINERDLFMQEFSSLILVELSKEIYGIVRLLEQCPNMNFLYERIQSTDPDVKKNNIEIIYNLIQDPIGVQEIINAENFSFPLIYRLFQEPYPEIQNIALNVIGELLARNKDEYIQNLFRQTKGLDALLNFLDVRNLCRTILYIC, encoded by the exons ATGAATTCTACGGATACAGAG GATGCTTTATCAAttgggaaaaagagagaagatcgtGGAATACAATTAAAGCATAGATTTGATCCATTGAATCTCGATGTAAAATATCCTGACACTGCAATATTACTTTTGCAATGTCAAGAAAATACAATACTTTTGAATGCTGCAGCTGCATTATCCAAATATGCTACTAAATCTGatgaaaatatacgtatacttTTTGATcttgatatcgttaaaaatataataccattGATCAATCATGAAGATTTATTTACACGAAG ATTTGCTGCAAAATTATTAGCTGAAATGATGGCTATACAATCGgttaaagattttttattggaatccgATTATTATATACCTTATTTCACAAAGGTATTAATCAATGAACGGGACTTATTTATGCAAGAATTTTCTTCGCTTATACTCGTTGaattatcgaaagaaatttatggTATCGTTCGATTGTTAGAACAATGTCcaaatatgaattttctttacgAAAGAATACAATCTACAGATCCAGacgtgaagaaaaataatatagaaataatatacaatctGATACAGGATCCGATAGGTGTCCAAGAGATTATTAATGCTGAA aATTTTAGTTTTCCTTTGATATATCGGCTTTTTCAAGAACCTTATCCAGAGATTCAAAATATAGCCTTGAACGTTATTGGTGAATTATTGGCAAGGAATAAGGatgaatatatacaaaatcttTTTCGACAGACAAAGGGTTTAGATGCGTTGTTAAATTTTCTTGATGTAAGAAATCTTTGTAGGACAATTCTATATATCTGTTAG
- the LOC124430491 gene encoding cholinesterase isoform X2: MAASFNRHHSSATYNIIIFIVYICFYLNTCPIILSEERISQGSRYYNRDGVYVPPNPAGYQTYVYKDRRYGYQPSYLDPIYRGPTRTPEDRYLYGDMTPSVPLPGILGGWRQDLQGKERRDSTNLKTDVFVTTRYGQVQGFKVNLYDDPNAQHRPWNVQVERITKNVNVFLGIPYAMPPTKDGRFKPPKPHRGWQLLQAVDWGPACPQPSSYTGATKGIRDVDEDCLYLNIFSPNIDSGLAQPYSVMLYIHGGEFTHGASNLFPAHILAAFYDVVVVSINYRLGALDQAMALRWVYDNIGDFNGNPDAITLFGPGAGGASAGLLMVAPRTRQMVSKVIAQSGSALADWAVIMDKYRAQNTSRVYAEMLGCSIESSWKLVQCLKDGRNFFELGNSEFKPHVGMFPWAPVLDVNFTVPRDNLYEDWAASDWRFFAETPEESIKTGKYKRDLAYMGGVTTQEAAFILYNNETLARNDYIIDKELFDQKVWELVLRYNYTLNPQGVYEAIKYMYTYWPDPMNVTHIRDQYINMLTDFHYVAPYDKIAKLLVEKHVPTYLYVLNTTTEAFRLPHWRRVPHDTELLWLTGAPFMDVEFFPEKWKLRRDMWTENDRNMSRFFMKAYSNFAKYGHPSPSQILGLHFDVAKYGQLQYLNINTTFNSSIMINYRQTESAFWSMYLPTVIGRLVPTYPPVTEYWWEPKQPLQIAFWSMSTACLLLMVVSVVCCMLWRNAKRQSDHYYSGDILMIREDEHSSEGIENLNRASKENIYEYRDLPPRTRVPRQNEARLQERLAQNRKFSSTPSLRSNSNVSLKDMRSEGFVTSSPNGKPRLNKAASQSTLPKIKSKTQLVQGVPQTAV, translated from the exons ATGGCCGCGTCGTTTAACCGTCATCATTCATCGGCTACAtacaacattattatattcatcgtTTACATTTGTTTCTATCTTAATACGTGTCCTATAATTCTCAGCGAAGAAAGAATTTCTCAAGGTAGCAGATATTATAATCGTGATGGCGTTTATGTGCCACCGAATCCAGCCGGCTATCAGACCTATGTCTACAAAGATAGGAGATATGGATATCAACCTAGCTACCTTGATCCTATTTACAGGGGTCCAACTAGGACTCCAGAGGATCGTTACCTTTATGGG GACATGACACCTAGTGTACCGTTACCTGGAATACTCGGTGGATGGCGACAGGATCTTCAAGGAAAGGAGAGACGGGATTCTACAAATTTAAAAACCGATGTTTTTGTTACAACCAGATATGGACAAGTTCAAGGGTTTAAAGTTAATTTATATGACGATCCGAATGCACAGCACAGACCTTGGAATGTACAAGTTGAAAGGATTACAAAAAATGTTAATGTATTTCTGGGAATACCTTATGCTATGCCACCTACGAAGGATGGTCGTTTCAAGCCACCAAAGCCGCATag agGATGGCAACTCTTACAGGCTGTTGATTGGGGTCCAGCGTGTCCACAACCCAGCTCATACACTGGAGCTACAAAAGGAATACGCGATGTAGATGAAGATTGTTTGTACTTAAATATCTTTTCGCCCAAT ATTGATTCAGGATTAGCACAGCCATATTCAGTGATGCTTTATATACATGGAGGTGAATTTACTCATGGCGCAAGTAATTTATTTCCGGCACATATATTGGCAGCATTTTATGACGTAGTAGTTGTATCTATAAATTATAGATTGGGAGCGCTTG ATCAAGCAATGGCATTACGTTGGGTTTATGATAATATTGGTGATTTTAATGGTAATCCTGATGCGATAACATTGTTTGGACCTGGAGCTGGTGGAGCAAGCGCAGGTTTATTAATGGTAGCACCAag aaCACGACAAATGGTTTCAAAAGTTATTGCACAATCGGGCTCGGCATTAGCCGATTGGGCAGTAATAATGGATAAATATAGAGCACAAAATACATCAAGAGTTTATGCAGAAATGCTTGGTTGTAGTATAGAGAGCAGTTGGAAATTAGTGCAATGCTTGAAAGATGGTCGTAATTTCTTTGAATTGGGAAACTCTGAATTTAAACCACACGTAGGAATGTTCCCATGGGCTCCCGTATTAGACGTTAATTTTACAGTACCACGTGATAATTTATACGAGGATTGGGCAGCTTCCGATTGGCGTTTCTTTGCAGAAACGCCTGAAGAAAGTATTAAAACTGGAAAATATAAACGAGATTTGGCATATATGGGAGGTGTTACCACTCAAGAGGCagcatttattttat ATAACAATGAAACATTGGCTAGGAAtgattatataatagataaagaaTTATTCGATCAAAAAGTTTGGGAATTAGttttacgttataattatacacTTAATCCACAAGGTGTTTACGAAGCTATAAAATACATGTACACATATTGGCCAGATCCAATGAATGTCACACATATTCGTgatcaatatataaat atGTTAACTGATTTTCATTATGTTGCACCATATGATAAAATAGCAAAATTATTAGTAGAAAAACATGTGCCTACTTATCTGTACGTTTTAAATACGACTACAGAAGCCTTTAGACTGCCACACTGGAGACGAGTACCTCATGATACCGAATTACTTTGGTTGACTGGTGCACCTTTTATGGATGTTG AATTTTTCCCTGAAAAATGGAAATTAAGAAGAGATATGTGGACGGAAAATGATCGTAATATGAGTCGTTTCTTTATGAAGGCATATTCTAATTTTGCAAAATATgg ACATCCTAGTCCTTCACAGATTTTGGGATTACATTTTGATGTTGCTAAATATGGTCAattgcaatatttaaatattaacacAACATTCAACAGTTcaattatgataaattatcGTCAAACCGAAAGTGCATTTTGGTCTATGTATTTACCAACGGTTATTGGTAGGCTAGTCCCAACATATCCACCTGTTACCGag TACTGGTGGGAGCCTAAACAGCCTTTACAAATTGCATTCTGGTCAATGTCAACTGCTTGTTTATTATTGATGGTAGTTTCTGTAGTTTGCTGTATGCTTTGGCGTAATGCCAAAAG aCAATCTGATCACTACTATAGCGGAGACATCTTGATGATACGAGAGGATGAACATTCGTCGGAAGGAATCGAAAATTTGAATCGTGcttctaaagaaaatatatacgagTATCGTGATTTACCACCAAGAACTAGAGTACCACGACAGAATGAAGCGAGATTACAAGAACGTTTAGCGCAGAATAGAAAGTTTAGTTCAACGCCATCGTTAAGAAGTAATTCAAATGTATCTTTAAAAGATATGAGATCAGAAGGTTTTGTTACGAGCTCTCCAAATGGTAAACCTAGGCTCAATAAAGCCGCCAGTCAATCTACACTGCCCAAGATTAAAAGTAAAACACAATTAGTACAAGGTGTACCACAAACAGCTGTTTAA
- the LOC124430491 gene encoding cholinesterase isoform X1 has protein sequence MAASFNRHHSSATYNIIIFIVYICFYLNTCPIILSEERISQGSRYYNRDGVYVPPNPAGYQTYVYKDRRYGYQPSYLDPIYRGPTRTPEDRYLYGDMTPSVPLPGILGGWRQDLQGKERRDSTNLKTDVFVTTRYGQVQGFKVNLYDDPNAQHRPWNVQVERITKNVNVFLGIPYAMPPTKDGRFKPPKPHRGWQLLQAVDWGPACPQPSSYTGATKGIRDVDEDCLYLNIFSPNIDSGLAQPYSVMLYIHGGEFTHGASNLFPAHILAAFYDVVVVSINYRLGALGFLSTGDENSPGNYGILDQAMALRWVYDNIGDFNGNPDAITLFGPGAGGASAGLLMVAPRTRQMVSKVIAQSGSALADWAVIMDKYRAQNTSRVYAEMLGCSIESSWKLVQCLKDGRNFFELGNSEFKPHVGMFPWAPVLDVNFTVPRDNLYEDWAASDWRFFAETPEESIKTGKYKRDLAYMGGVTTQEAAFILYNNETLARNDYIIDKELFDQKVWELVLRYNYTLNPQGVYEAIKYMYTYWPDPMNVTHIRDQYINMLTDFHYVAPYDKIAKLLVEKHVPTYLYVLNTTTEAFRLPHWRRVPHDTELLWLTGAPFMDVEFFPEKWKLRRDMWTENDRNMSRFFMKAYSNFAKYGHPSPSQILGLHFDVAKYGQLQYLNINTTFNSSIMINYRQTESAFWSMYLPTVIGRLVPTYPPVTEYWWEPKQPLQIAFWSMSTACLLLMVVSVVCCMLWRNAKRQSDHYYSGDILMIREDEHSSEGIENLNRASKENIYEYRDLPPRTRVPRQNEARLQERLAQNRKFSSTPSLRSNSNVSLKDMRSEGFVTSSPNGKPRLNKAASQSTLPKIKSKTQLVQGVPQTAV, from the exons ATGGCCGCGTCGTTTAACCGTCATCATTCATCGGCTACAtacaacattattatattcatcgtTTACATTTGTTTCTATCTTAATACGTGTCCTATAATTCTCAGCGAAGAAAGAATTTCTCAAGGTAGCAGATATTATAATCGTGATGGCGTTTATGTGCCACCGAATCCAGCCGGCTATCAGACCTATGTCTACAAAGATAGGAGATATGGATATCAACCTAGCTACCTTGATCCTATTTACAGGGGTCCAACTAGGACTCCAGAGGATCGTTACCTTTATGGG GACATGACACCTAGTGTACCGTTACCTGGAATACTCGGTGGATGGCGACAGGATCTTCAAGGAAAGGAGAGACGGGATTCTACAAATTTAAAAACCGATGTTTTTGTTACAACCAGATATGGACAAGTTCAAGGGTTTAAAGTTAATTTATATGACGATCCGAATGCACAGCACAGACCTTGGAATGTACAAGTTGAAAGGATTACAAAAAATGTTAATGTATTTCTGGGAATACCTTATGCTATGCCACCTACGAAGGATGGTCGTTTCAAGCCACCAAAGCCGCATag agGATGGCAACTCTTACAGGCTGTTGATTGGGGTCCAGCGTGTCCACAACCCAGCTCATACACTGGAGCTACAAAAGGAATACGCGATGTAGATGAAGATTGTTTGTACTTAAATATCTTTTCGCCCAAT ATTGATTCAGGATTAGCACAGCCATATTCAGTGATGCTTTATATACATGGAGGTGAATTTACTCATGGCGCAAGTAATTTATTTCCGGCACATATATTGGCAGCATTTTATGACGTAGTAGTTGTATCTATAAATTATAGATTGGGAGCGCTTG GATTTTTAAGTACAGGGGATGAAAATAGTCCAGGAAATTATGGTATTTTAGATCAAGCAATGGCATTACGTTGGGTTTATGATAATATTGGTGATTTTAATGGTAATCCTGATGCGATAACATTGTTTGGACCTGGAGCTGGTGGAGCAAGCGCAGGTTTATTAATGGTAGCACCAag aaCACGACAAATGGTTTCAAAAGTTATTGCACAATCGGGCTCGGCATTAGCCGATTGGGCAGTAATAATGGATAAATATAGAGCACAAAATACATCAAGAGTTTATGCAGAAATGCTTGGTTGTAGTATAGAGAGCAGTTGGAAATTAGTGCAATGCTTGAAAGATGGTCGTAATTTCTTTGAATTGGGAAACTCTGAATTTAAACCACACGTAGGAATGTTCCCATGGGCTCCCGTATTAGACGTTAATTTTACAGTACCACGTGATAATTTATACGAGGATTGGGCAGCTTCCGATTGGCGTTTCTTTGCAGAAACGCCTGAAGAAAGTATTAAAACTGGAAAATATAAACGAGATTTGGCATATATGGGAGGTGTTACCACTCAAGAGGCagcatttattttat ATAACAATGAAACATTGGCTAGGAAtgattatataatagataaagaaTTATTCGATCAAAAAGTTTGGGAATTAGttttacgttataattatacacTTAATCCACAAGGTGTTTACGAAGCTATAAAATACATGTACACATATTGGCCAGATCCAATGAATGTCACACATATTCGTgatcaatatataaat atGTTAACTGATTTTCATTATGTTGCACCATATGATAAAATAGCAAAATTATTAGTAGAAAAACATGTGCCTACTTATCTGTACGTTTTAAATACGACTACAGAAGCCTTTAGACTGCCACACTGGAGACGAGTACCTCATGATACCGAATTACTTTGGTTGACTGGTGCACCTTTTATGGATGTTG AATTTTTCCCTGAAAAATGGAAATTAAGAAGAGATATGTGGACGGAAAATGATCGTAATATGAGTCGTTTCTTTATGAAGGCATATTCTAATTTTGCAAAATATgg ACATCCTAGTCCTTCACAGATTTTGGGATTACATTTTGATGTTGCTAAATATGGTCAattgcaatatttaaatattaacacAACATTCAACAGTTcaattatgataaattatcGTCAAACCGAAAGTGCATTTTGGTCTATGTATTTACCAACGGTTATTGGTAGGCTAGTCCCAACATATCCACCTGTTACCGag TACTGGTGGGAGCCTAAACAGCCTTTACAAATTGCATTCTGGTCAATGTCAACTGCTTGTTTATTATTGATGGTAGTTTCTGTAGTTTGCTGTATGCTTTGGCGTAATGCCAAAAG aCAATCTGATCACTACTATAGCGGAGACATCTTGATGATACGAGAGGATGAACATTCGTCGGAAGGAATCGAAAATTTGAATCGTGcttctaaagaaaatatatacgagTATCGTGATTTACCACCAAGAACTAGAGTACCACGACAGAATGAAGCGAGATTACAAGAACGTTTAGCGCAGAATAGAAAGTTTAGTTCAACGCCATCGTTAAGAAGTAATTCAAATGTATCTTTAAAAGATATGAGATCAGAAGGTTTTGTTACGAGCTCTCCAAATGGTAAACCTAGGCTCAATAAAGCCGCCAGTCAATCTACACTGCCCAAGATTAAAAGTAAAACACAATTAGTACAAGGTGTACCACAAACAGCTGTTTAA